GTAGTTTAGTCCTGCTGCCCTCTTCCTGTCGCCGGGGACTTCATGTTTAACCACCTCTCCGCAGCTCTCACATTGCTCCCCCGCTGCTTACTCACCGCCTCAGCAAGGACTCTGACCGGAGCCTGCCGCCTCCTCGGCAGGATGGAGCCGGCTGTGGTGAGGTGTCTCCCCGGGGAGCCCAAACTCACCATCTCCTTCTGTCTGGACGGCGTCAACAAACAAATGCTGAGGGACCAGGACGAGGCGCTGGGCAAAGTCCTGGCCCGGATCTCCAACGGCATCGCCAAGAGCCAAGGGAAGGCGAAGAAgtcgaagaagaagaagggacaGCAGCCGTGCGAGACCCCGGAGCCCACCGTGGTGAGGCTGTGCTATGATGGGGAAGAGGTGCTGGACACAGTGCTGAACTCGGAGGCGTGGCAGGACGGAGCCGTGCTGCACGTGGGAGATGTCAAATACTCGGTGCAGAGGAACGCTCCCACTTTCACCAGTGCTCAGCTCCCAGTGTCTCTGCTGGCAGGGTTCCCAGTCTGTCCCAGTCTGGAGATAGAGTTTGGGAACCTCCAGGACTGCGAGTACACGTGGTATAAAGAAAGAACCCCAAACACAAGGTAATTACGCTGACAGAAGAGGTCCTATTAGCAGTGTATGCAGTTTCTTGGAATCCAGTACAACAGCCCTGCAGTAAATCATGTGCCTGTGCGAAGCTTACAGTCAGGGCTGGAGAGGAGCAACAGCTAAATGCTGGttaaatatgcaagtggctgcaaGATTTATTTCAATGACCAGCCAAAAACCAAAAGTAATGTAATGATAACTGATTTCTGGAAGCAGGTGGACAACATTGAtaatttccaaccctgcttACAATGCTAACTTTTtgttgacagtgtgtcagaAGAGTTCATTCATTTCTGGAGTCTGTATGgtgttgtgtttgactgtaTGTTCAGAGGTTtttctcataatctgcccaccTCATGCGTGTAGATAGATACCAGacaacatgtttgtttattgttcatCCTCACTTGAGTAGTAGACCATGCATAATATCTGTTTTTCTTAAGTCTTTctaattttttaattaaagcacGATTGATAAATTAGCCAGGATAATACATGGGCCGATAGTTTATCACACATATTTCAGAATTAGCCTTTTTCAATCAGTTATTTGTGCACATATAAGGAACTTGACTCTGGTTTTAAGTTGCTCTGGTAGAAATTGACATACAGCTAAAAATAAGGACAGGTAACTAAAAGCTGAAAAAATAGAGGTAAAAATAAACTAAGAACTATTACGTCCATATACTACAAGTTGGTGAAAagagaataaaaataatcatataTCAGTATCAGTAAATAGGTGGGTCAATAAATAACAGTAACAGCAGTGCAGAGACATTTCcaccttttttctgtttgacGTCACCGATAATTGAATATATTTGGACGAGTGGTTGACCAAAGCAAGACACTTGAAGCAGAGCTTGACTGATATATCTTAATGACTGATATTATTGAAAGATTTTTGTTTATGAAATATATATGTGTTGGTGTATGTTGGCTGATAAGTAACAAGAAAGAAGTACATAAAAGATTATATTTGAGGTTACCTATAAACTGTCTCTCCATACATAATTTGTTCACCAGAGAGCACTGGCAGGTTTATTGTTACACTGTAAAAAGTCCTGCAAGGCATATATTTTTCATTAAGTGAATTTAAGGGATCATTGTTAAAAATACTTCTTTacttaatatatttttgtagaaaacaaatacacGTACCAGCCGATATATATCATCCTCATTTTTGGCTCTCAGATATCACCTTTGTCCttatatttttctctctcttgtctTGTAGCTCTGAAGCTGCTGGAGAAGTTCCAGATCAGGACAGCAGTTGGACAGAGGTAGGATGTGGAAGAGTCCACGTCCCGTCCAATCAGGACATCGGCTGCAGGCTCAAACTGCGCTGTACACCCAAGGATGGAGAACGCAGTGGTCTCGCCAAGGAGCTGGTCTCTGTGGGAACTGTGGAGGCAGGACCAGGCGTGTGCACGTTCGACAACCGACACGCGTACACAGTGAAAGAGGCGGAGTGGCCGGCTGTGAGGGTGGTGTCGTACAACATCCTCGCTGATATCTACGCCCAGACAGAACTGTCCAAGACGGTGCTTTACCCATACTGCCCCCAGTATGCCCTGCAGCTGGACTACAGACAGAACCTGATCAAGAAGGAGCTGGCCGGATACAACGCTGACATCATCTGTCTGCAGGAGGTCGACAAAGGTAATTAGTGCAGGAACGACTAGTTGCTATAAAAGTTAGTGTCCATCTTTTCTGTAAAGAACCACCAGCTGGTGGATATGTGATATCTGACTGTCTTCATGTTCCCTGGACTCTTCAGGGGTGTTTGTGGACAGTCTGACTCCAGCTCTGGATGCCTTCGGTCTGGATGGTGTTTTCAGGATCAAGGAGAAGCAGCATGAAGGGCTGGCCACTTTCTACCGCAGGTCAGATCTGCCAGCAGCCAGAATGTGAAGaaaatgtcttctgtgttttttcagtgggtttttttttttgggcgcTCAGGATGTGATCAAGTCGTCTTTCTTAGAGCACAGGAGTGACGTTGGGCCTTTATGTCATGGGTAGGCCTGACtggcatttaaaatgttttgatacCAAAGCAAATAGGACATGTGAGTTTTCTAATACTTAAAACTGGGGTAGGTGGTTTAAGTTTGGCTTCACTTGGCAAAAATCCCATGGTAACATTTGAGCATATTGTACTACAAATTGACAGAGAGAAAAccagacttctgcacctcctcttggctctgttttcacgTTTTAGAAAATCTTCCCTCGTGACAGGAGACCTAACAAACAGACTTATCAACAGGGTCAAACATTCCTCCTCACTGAgctaaaagtttctgtcccttccttgctcagagttgctctgagaattTTAATGAATTACTCCCAAGCTAAGACTCCTTGCTAGAGAGGTTTAGGATAAGTTAGGACCTTTCTGAGAGTGTTCAGAAGTCCCCTGGACTTAACATGTCGACAGCTGCAGGTCTAAACAGCTGCTGATGTAGATTTCCTGTCCTGTAGGTGGAGCAGGCTGGCAGGTGTAGAACTGGTGTGATGGTTACTGAACAGGTCCCACAGGTGTAAAATCTGCAGCTTGATAAATGTGAGACAGCACAGGTCGGGCTATCCTCAATCAGAACTAGTTCatttgatgtgttgtttgatgatTGGAACTCAAAAAGGATTGTGGATCATTAAAGCTGATCATCACACAGGAACAGATCAGAGCTCTCTTTTCTTTCACAGCCCGACACTGTTTCTATATGGTAATAAACCTTTTCAATCCAGGAATAAGTC
This region of Epinephelus fuscoguttatus linkage group LG1, E.fuscoguttatus.final_Chr_v1 genomic DNA includes:
- the pde12 gene encoding 2',5'-phosphodiesterase 12, which produces MFNHLSAALTLLPRCLLTASARTLTGACRLLGRMEPAVVRCLPGEPKLTISFCLDGVNKQMLRDQDEALGKVLARISNGIAKSQGKAKKSKKKKGQQPCETPEPTVVRLCYDGEEVLDTVLNSEAWQDGAVLHVGDVKYSVQRNAPTFTSAQLPVSLLAGFPVCPSLEIEFGNLQDCEYTWYKERTPNTSSEAAGEVPDQDSSWTEVGCGRVHVPSNQDIGCRLKLRCTPKDGERSGLAKELVSVGTVEAGPGVCTFDNRHAYTVKEAEWPAVRVVSYNILADIYAQTELSKTVLYPYCPQYALQLDYRQNLIKKELAGYNADIICLQEVDKGVFVDSLTPALDAFGLDGVFRIKEKQHEGLATFYRRSKFQLLSSHDIVLSEALTSDPIHSTLLERVSANSALMDLIVKRSTTLQVSVLEDLNKPGRKVCVANTHLYWHPKGGNIRLVHMGVALQHLSHVISKVAPGAPLVFCGDFNSTPNSGVFQLLSEAVVPLQHADWSSSGPEESCSMELLSAFPPLLSACSQPAYTNYVGGFHGCLDYIFIQPDSMQVEQVIPLPSHQEVTTYEALPSVAHPSDHIALICDVRWNL